The nucleotide window CGGGCAAATTGTTGCATAGAGGTGTCCCCAAGAGCCCACACTGAAGTGTGAGAAACAGAAACACGAAAAGCACATGTACGACCGGAAAGAAGAAGCTGTAGTACTTAGGCTACAAAGGACACCCATGTTAGTGTTCGCAACAAGAAAGCTATTTGTATTTAGCAACTGTTCCGCAAGGTTGCCATGGTCCGAAGTGATAATGGATATAAGTACTCCACTATCTATACATTGCTTTATAACGGCATGCGTTTCAAGTAgcttctgacaaccagtccaactcctggccttcatgagttgagtccggcggaactgctttcactaacaggagaaggggcaaaagCGAGTAACTGGCCTGTAAAACAGTAAGcctcgggcaggaggggctagttagccttggctggctacacACCCTTTACCTTACCTTTACCTgccccttagtctgttggaccgttggggcaccaagcaagactcgtcgaccgtctatctccattcctccctgtcttttacATTAATAAGAAACTCTTTAAATGGCATgctcgtccattctttaatgctgtcctcccatcgctttatctgtctgcctcttcttctttttcttggtactgttccctgaaggaaggtctttgcgagccccgaagatcttgtaatatggccatagattttaagcttgcgttgtttgtttttttgctataGTTAGCAGGTTATCTTGGGGTCGGATCGTTGCTAGAGGAAGGCTGGACTCTGAGAGTTCCAAGTCCTCTCAATCTTGATGACCCAGATACAGAGATATTCGTTCCTGAACCCTTTCATCCTATGACACTAGTTAGTGGACAAGTAAACATCTTTTTATGGTTTCTATGATTTTGTATAACGACTTGATTATTTTCAGTTTCTACCACATACTCATATACTATCTTGCTACCACTACTGTACTTGACTGACTTTTACTTTACTAACTCTTCTAACTAATTTAAGTCAACTTCTTCCACTAACTCTTCATCTCTCATACCTTACTTCCAGTCCTAACTCATGTTCACTATTTACATTTTCCTGCTCTGTATACACTATATTCTCTAAAGTACAAGTATAGTGAGGTACTATAAGTtatctattttgtgtttgtaaaatgttttacatgtttcggatgttccttcagagttgaagatagtttacttcctagtccaaacctcccgcaggatgacgtgggatggcagcgggcagggtttgaaccctcgaccgtcgataaatctgaacgacagtccagcgcgcaaaccgcacgaccaggcagccatttgtaTGTGACAATACTCATGCAGTAAATTAAAACTcaattattgatttaaaaatttggTATCACAAAATTAtctttcattgttttcattCTGGCCAGATTTTTCTGACTTTtgacatgcattttttttatttttatatttaaaaacaaaaagttatcaTTTTGGTTTGTCTATACaggaccagttttttttttttcattaattcaaGTGTAAGGTTTTATGTAAAATGTTCCACCATTAGAAAGTAATACTGTGTTTGTTTCACAACTAATGGCTGTCTAGTCATTTGGTATGTGTATCATTCAATGGGCTCAATGGTTCCAGGCTCAGTCCCTGCCCGCCGccataacacctttagtaaaatcattaaatctaAAGatccttcaggatagaagacgaAAATATTTTTCAGCACATTATGATATTAACAGGCTTATAATAACATGGagtgaaatgtatttatttgttaattacTCTACATTCCCAacagtttttaatttaatttagacACATTAGTAGAATCTAGTGTTGTCTTAGACATTCTTCATTTGAACCTATACCAGTGTACCATTTTGTTGAGCAGATATTAAGAAAGTATTTCATTAAATTGTGCCATGGTTAACTAGGTACCTTTTGCTTTGGCTTATGGACAGTTCTGTTAATGTTAAGTGTAGGACAATTCTGTTAATGTGAGTTTAGGATAATTCTGGAAATGTCAAGTTTAGAATAATTCTGTTAATATCAAGTTTAGGATAGttctgttaatgtcaagtttaggatagttctgttaatgtcaagtttaggacagttctgttaatgtcaagtttaggGTAATTCTGATGATGTCATTTTAGGGTAGttctgttaatgtcaagtttaggACACTTCTGTTAGTGTCAAGTTTAGGACAGttctgttaatgtcaagtttagAGCAGTTCTGTTAATGTGAAGTTTAGGATAGttctgttaatgtcaagtttaggGTAGTTCTGATGATGTCATTTTAGGATAGTTCTGTTAATGTCAGGTTTAGGACAGttctgttaatgtcaagtttaggATAGTTCTGTTAATGTTGTGGAACTTGCTATTTCATGGATGGAAAAATTAggtattagtttcttttttaactTGAGATGTGTTTCCctgatttttgtgtgaaattatTGTAAACTTTCAATAGGGAAGGAAGTTGAGCTTCGCCTTATGGATCATATAGTACTTATTTAATTGATATGTAGATACAGGCATTAAACTTAGGATTGTCAAGTTTATGAGTTGGTTGTTTGTGTTGAGCAGTGCTGGCAGAGCCTGAGAGGAACATAACAATATGATCCATAACATCCAAGGATTTAAATACACttgaagtttatttattaaatataatgtatttaaatagaaagtttaaatcttttgaTAATAATCATGCAGAGTTAGAGTTAGGGTGAGTGCCTCCTAGTTATTGACTATATTTAAACTTAGGAATGTGTCAATGCACGTTTTGAGACGTGGCGTTGATATTGTGTGACATGTATTACTATCACACACATGAGGGACTGGTCACTACTACTGTGTCGCGAATGCGTAGAATGCTGGGTTTgtgcttcctggagtactcttgacacgtgacaaacatagatactacagattgacttaagtccgtttcagcagacaaaatataaagtttatttgataacaataataataatactgcactccttgttagttaCACAAGTCTACAAGAAATAATCCTATCCAGATGACAGTGGTATGAAatatatccaatacgttaaactCTCTAGAGTatattacaaatcacgtccgtatctcagcgggtaacaatgtacaaaataatacagaataactactagaaatacatgtctcaaaaagaccactggcatcaATTGCCCAAAAGTTAGTACCTAACTGACATTACTACTCGactttctaagtcgctactgtccgtcccggaccaaAAATACTACTTGACTGCCCGGTCCAAAGTATACCACTTGACtgcttgactgaactcaaagtcaacttttttattcattctacttcctttttctacatcaggaattccacgtgtcttttaacctcttaacccgaggtgaacattaaatcaggcaatgtcaactgagactgtgactgaatgaaataagaaaacaaataattatattttttaaatattcaccTATCTAGCCTCATTGACAATTGGCATATACTCTTAAAACATGGATGatcttttcatttgtatttcttttttacagAAATAGTAGTAATGTTCCTTTTGAGTTTTACTTGTTATCTTTATTAAATAGTCTAAATGAATGCAATATTAACACCTGTAAATAGATAATAAACTaatggaaattaaaaaatagataTGAAAGTAATGGCAATACAAATGTGAGATTTCATAGTAGTACCAATATTTGGTCTAAATAAGTGATATATTGTAGGAGAGCTATGCTACATTACTCATAGACACTTTTCAGAAAGCAATGTTCAAAATTCAGTGTTCAGAGTCAACTCAGGAAATTTGGGTTTAAGTCTTGTTCCTATTACTTTGTATCACATTAGTGTAGTGTTCCAAGCTGAAGTCAAACTAAAAGGATGATACAATTGACTTTAAAGCTTTAATGTATTCCTATCTATTtctgtttattgtattattcattttttttaaagttggccTTAAGCTATTTCAATATGCTtgcattatattatatttaccCAACTTTttgggtatctgactttagttgggtaaagtaaaggcggttggtcattgtgctggccacataacacactTCTCATTAGgagacagatgaccttaatatcatctgccctatagatcacacggtctgaaaggggaactttactttgactAATTATATTTAGAGCAGTGTCATCATAATTTactgataaaaaacaaaacaaaatgtatcttACATAACTGatagaacaataaataaaacaatgtattAGGCAATAAAATTGACAAGTGATCAACATAGGGTTTTATTctatcattttttgtttcattataagTTTTGGAAGttgtaaaacaaattataaatatagaacATGTTTGAAAATAACCTAAATATGAACAAAGTGATTTCTTTCTTTCAGGTTAAATTATGATCAACAGGTCGGAATTGAATTAGATTTAACTGGGTCAAGAAGAAGATCTTGGATCTGGAAGGATCATGAAACCCACGTCCATGCTCCGCCTTTCCAGCCCATAGTTTTTGGCATGAACTACTTTCTAAGTGTCCGAGTGATGTCACAGGAGAATATCGCCTTATCCCtaactggaaaaaaaagaagctgtAGATTTAATGTAGGCACCAAATTAAAGGTAAAGGTCATTTCTTTCATTATAGGATGGAGTACAGTTCTAGATGGATATTAGACAATCCTCTATTTCAtagtactttcttttttttttttgttaacatagACATATTTCCTTTTTTAGGGTGGCGGGTGTGGGGCATATTGTAACTTGACCTGCTTCTGTCTTTTTGTCCCTTCCACCTGGTAAAAGCAACATGAAGGAGCCAATTGAACAAAATTCTATCTCCtgaaatcatcatcatcaaactttaTTTCAGTGAGGGCTtaagaggttcaaatcctctcttatAATAGCTTTGGACAGAAACCTTGATGTTTTGCGAAGTGCATGTATGTCACAATAGGTCAAGAATTAGTGGTTtccccagacctgtcgagacagaggtcagcaagtctggggcaatCAACAAGATTATGAGACATGGTTTCCTCTTGTTCCCTACAGCAGTGAGTCAAAGATTCATGTGAGACATGCTAAATATAAGCCAACGGGACAGTGACCCATCCTTCACTATGCTATTATAACTAGCTCAGGCATTGGCAGCCTCCACCACCAGACTTCACAGGCTTATGTCCCAGCACTCAAccatttttccatttctattttttttttattgttgccaGAGCATGCTGGAAACTCACatccaaggagtctgcaatgaTGTTGCCAGTCACTCCTAtctgactcggtacccactgcattattaccgGGGTGCCTTAGCATTGGTTTATattgtgtgaagccatgatgaccgTGTTgatatagggggggggggcatagtCCAgagctttgcaaagcctgtagcaCAGGCTTCGAGCCAGTGACCATAACAGTCTGTGTTGCCCTCgtaatgacttttaaggctttaCAGATGACCATGGCCTCCATATtgaaactgcaaacactaccacaagATCCAAAGATTTTAACTGAGTCAGAACCAAGAAACTCAATTTAGGCTCCAAAACCTGCTCTTCCAGAGTCTATTGATGCTGACCTATCAGTATATGTAAAAATAGCATTAGGCTTGAAGGCATTGATGGTGCTATTATTCAGTGGCAGTAGATGAATGCCTTAGATTAGTGGCATTGGAATCCACTAGTTTCAAGTGAATGTCTGGGTCTGTGGGGCAATACCAAGGGGGAAGGCAGTGAAAATGTTGAATATTTTGCCTGTTGATGGAGAGGCCATCTTTATCAGCTAATCTTGTGGCATGATGCATGAAAGACTATATCCGGATACATCTTCTGCATCTCTAACCATctactagttttctagctgggggGTATTCATCCAGTCTTTTGTATCAGTGGCTAATTGTCTGGTTGCAAAGAAAGTGCCCACAGATGTAGGTCAGGGGAGGACAGACACTTTGGTGTTGGAAATCAGGAAAAACAATATATGCTTCTAGTGCATCAAGACTTATAATCTTTCAGAACTGGCTTAAGATGATAGAATAATGATAGGCACTAGACACACCATCATAGCTGGAGACTTTAAAACCCATTCACCTTCCTGGGGCTATGATGACACTGAGctcccaaaacaaaaaaaaaatcacatgcAAATTATTGTAACTACTACTTGAACATGCTGCAACAAAAACTCTACTCTCTAAGAACTGTACAAGTCTTTGTCATCTAATAGACTTTGAATGATTCCAGATAAGaatgagagtaaaactttaaaatctgattaacaaacaaaatactctttctttctgtctctctctctctctcaaaagtTTTTGAAAGAATACAAACTATACTTTGGGTAAAGGATGGGACAAGAGGAAGGGTGAGGTAgggcagaaaaaaatattacaaatatttcattGCAATCTTTAGAATGACAAAATTGTGAACAATGGCACTCAATCCTGGTATTATGATTAGAACCACATGTGTAATGTTTTTTTCCATACCTTTTATaacatttattacaaaatagaagtacttcaacacacacacaatggatTCAGCAAGAACTTTACATATGCTCGTACATGTGAATGCTATCAGTGTGCCTTTAAAGATTCAACCACCTTTTTAGCATTATAGATGCAGTCATTGATGGCTGGCCCTCTATAGGAAGAGCCCACTAGGTGCAATGGAAGGTTACTCTCCTTGATTTTCTGTTCCACTTTCTCCACCCAAGAAACATGTCCAACTTTATACTGAGGCAAGCACTCCTGTAAACAAAGTAATAAAATCTATTAAAGATAATAATTAGTGCATGAAACACCTTCAActtcatctatcccttagtctactGGAGCACCAAACATGATCTGTTAATCGTTAATCAGATATCTGGGTGTCATAGTAGACAACAGGCCCCAAAAAAATACAGTGGCTATTTTTCTTATACCAAAAGCTTTAaactattggttaatttttactGTGCAACAATACAAAATTTGCCAACATGTGCAATAACTTTTGGCAAGGCAATGTGTCATCCCAGCTGTGGCCTTGCTTGGACAGTGCTGTGGCCTTGCTTGGACAGTGCTGTGGCCTTGCTTGGACAGTGCTGTGGCCTTGCTTGGACAGTCTTATAAAAAATAGCGTTAAAAAACACCTGTAAAATCCTACCATATTTAAATAAGCTTTTGCAACAAAATCTTAGAAGACAACCCCCAATATCACTATATCACATAGTTGCGAACTGTAAGTACAATTTGTTTGTTCCTTATTCTGTCAGTCTGTATCAGCGCTATTCATTGACCAGGGACCTTGAAAAGaatccttgtaatcacaacaaattttttaaaggatcaataaagcagtctttgtcTTACCTTTACTGTAGACAGCAGATATAACAAGAGAAGCTTCAATAGAATCTGATGGGGTAGAGACCTAAGAATAAAACAGATAAATCAATGAgccacaaaaattaaaatagtagtaataataataaccataaATAGAGACAATACATTTTTGAGCTGATGATGtcataaaaagaattagaaaagcCTCTGCAATCTCAAAATTCTCTCGGACTGGAAAAATGCTAAATTGaccatgaaaacaaaaatgccaGTCTAAAAATCCTGTATAGGAAGCAATCTGTTTAATAGAAGTGTGACATCTATCTAGAGCATAGATTGACTGGTTTTCACATACGCTGTCTGCAATGCATTGTGTGCATCTTCTGGAAAGATCATGTTTGCATCCAACAAAAATTCAATAAAGCAGTGTCTATGTAGGACACATAGAAGACAATGTTGGCTCAGACATGTCGCGACATGCTAGATGGCAGAGTTCTCAAAATCATCCTTTATGCTGTGCAGACCTGAAGGACATCCAAGACTAAAACAAGACTAAGCAGGACCTAAGAAATATGACTATGTGGGTCCAAATAGCCCATAATCAGGCAGCATGTAGACATTTGTACAAGGTGGTATGATCCTTGCAGAGAGCAAAAGGGTTGAAATGACATTAGACAGGAATAAAGCTGAAATAAGAAAGATTCATTCTCATTTACTAAAAGTGACAATccaaaattttgtttaatcACAGTAGAGTCTGACAAACTTAACTAGAAGCAATCTTAACCAGTTATTTATTAGGGCACATCCACTGTCCAGCCAAAATGGGGCCATtataaatcaaatttttaaaaaaaattcacttacTATAATTTTACCATTTTGATTTCGCTTGAGAGAAGTGACCTTAGTGTCCAGCCTTATTTCACCTTCTTTTGTGTTCTGTATTGAGGCAGCCATAGCATCGGTCAATTGTTGAAGCCCTCTAGATAATGACCAGGAGGCCCACTTATCTTCAATAGCTCGCCTGACTAAGCCAGTAGCTTCAACTTTGGGATCTGAGGAAATAATAACTGAATTAGTAACTTCCACTTAAGTTGagtgaaaataaatacataatgttaatgaatttaaatgttatgttaaagtttGGGACACCAAAGTGTTTTACTCTTCAATGTTGGATCTCAATACATCCTGGCGTTGCCAAGTTCCAAATGATGAAATTAATAAACACTTtccaaaatattaatttttagatGAAGACATTAGCATATCAGGCATCTATGAGAAAAGTCTTTACCAAAAAGTCACCgagcatttgtttttaaattcaaaatcactTTATTAGACTTTTAGcgatattttttattcatgctCAAAGTGCTGGGTCCATGGATTGTTTAATTCTTATGTCAATTCTGAAGAATTCAGTCTTTTTTGGTACATAACTTTACTTGAAAGTTAAGATTTATTTGGGGAGGCTTCCAATTCGGCATTGACGTTCAGTGTGTTTGGTTCCAATATTTACTCTAAAGTTACAGAGACATTTAGAAGTAAGATGTGAGGAAAGTTTGATCTGTTAAACATTCTATTAGATTTAGAAAAATCTCAAACTGAAATGAGcctatttagatttagaattccagtaaaaatatagaaaaataaaacaatttgacAAAAGGGAGGTTGCTACAAATTTTTAGGTAGCTTAGCAAACTTACACATTATAAACAAACTAGCTTGTAGGGTTAGAGTTTATATGTAAGTGTAAACAATatgaaaacataattaatttttttataaacaaaacacTTTGAGAAGACCAAAAGTTGCACATATTTAGATCATTTTAAGGTaatgtgaaatgttttttttttagatataaatgTGATAGAAAAATATGTCAcagctcaaaaaaaaattttgcagCTTTTTCCACGgcaagagtgttttttttaacaatcagATGTTTAACttgaatgcattttaaaaagtcaatgaaTTAGTTAACACTTTCaattatgtaaaaattaaaactaaaaattgcaAAGGACAAAAGTTTACAGAGAGCTAGGCTACTTTCATTCATTGAATCAAAAGTATTTAgacagggttagtagcacttttccatgacaaaattttaggaggtttttaaggatgaaatgtatgtatgtatgtgtgcatTAGaattgtacatatatatatatatatatattgttattcttTATGTGATAAGCCTTGAACTGATGTAACAGAAGCTATATATCAAAATCACAGAGCCAATACTTCCTATTTACCTTTGAAACCAAAAACAGCTCCAGCTATTAAGGAGCcatattttttctccatttcatAAAGAGGTGGGAAACATGCCTGAACACTAAGCTTTCTGCAGTCACCTGCAAAAATACCTCTGCAAAGGGCATCTATAGCAATATCTGCAAActaaaaagatgtttttaaaaatatagaaacagaaAGTAGGATTCTTTACTACTTCTTATATCAAGCAGATCATTTTTTGTATATTATAGAGCTAGTATTATTCCGCTACATTACATCCTTCTATATAAAACCTCCctgactcaaaaaaaaaaacaacaagaatatACCTCTGGACCCAATCTTCGGCTTACAAAACTGTAAATAGACTCATCCTGTTCATTACTCCTTCTATGAAAAGGTTCCTTCCAAAGTGAGGTTATTAGAGGCTTGGTGAAAGGTGGCAGTTTTTTGAACATGCTCCACGCATCTAAGTGTAAACATAAAATACGCTTTAAAATAGGCCAACAAAAATCAGTTCTCATTTCAAAAAGAATGTTGTAAAACATGGATAAATTGATaatgacatgaaaaaaaaagtgcaaaacACTTATCAGTTTGAGTTCATGTTTCTTCTATTAaagatagattttttaaaaatcagttttaaaaataaaaagcttcttcagtatatatatatataagtttttAATTTGCTAATGTCTTACTTTTTTGTAATGTCTAATGAAGCACAAGGCAAAAACTTACTGGTGGGTAAAGCGCATAGTTTCCCATCAACAAACAAATATCTATTTTTAGCTGCAGGATCAGAAGGAAATATTGGTAAAACATGCTTGGTTAGGCCAAGCTCTTCAGCCTGTAGAGTATACAAAACATATTTCAATTACAAAAGAATGAGGAACATGGAATTATTCTTTATGTCTtcaaagctattgttttaaaaaatttgaacaatTATAATCAGCTAATAGCATAACATCGTTTTCATATATAAACAATTATTGAGCATCAGCTGCAAAAGGCGAAGGTGTGATATTTTAGTTTCATTAGCTGTATGTCTGATCAATGAAAACCAGAagtaaaaataacataaatatagGTTACTGACTGATGTATTGTAACATGTCTGTTCAATCTGTGTCTTTAATTGCCAAAGATATAGTGTATTAGTAAGTCCATTGTGGACTTTTGACATTTTTTgaagatgtaggcctatctaaCCATGTGTGAGATTTCAATCCTTTTTAAGTAGGTAAAATGAAAGTTAAATTGAGTAATTacacaaaacaatattttactTTAAGATGCGATTATGggaattttttaattgttaaaaagatataataaaaattaatatttaactttttaaaaacttattctTCTTTGATccgttatgtttttttttacaccttttGGAGGTTCCTTTATagatttaaagataattacatcaCAGCTTTAACCTCCAGCAGGATTGTAAGAGGCGGCAGTGcacagggttcgaacccggggccatcAAGACCATCGAATGACTGTCAAGAGTGCATACAACATtaacaggcagccatccattcttcataaaaaaatttttttttaaagtaatgttaaTACGAATACAGAGTTACATTTTGTAGGAATGTCTCAAGGAATTCtctaaattgaaaaataaagtttaaccTTAGAAGCAATAAGGCGGTGAGATGGCTGAGTGTTAAAGTAATTGGCTTTCGAACTTGTTGTGATCTTTaggatgcctctgagtccacccagctctaatgagtgcCTAACATTAGacagggaaaagtaaaggcggtcgatccttgtgttggccacataacaccctcattaaccgtggaccacagaaatagatgaccttaacatcatcattTGCCCtctagaccgcatggt belongs to Biomphalaria glabrata chromosome 12, xgBioGlab47.1, whole genome shotgun sequence and includes:
- the LOC129922158 gene encoding protoporphyrinogen oxidase-like isoform X2, translating into MELFSNMVLEVYVQWVRLAETHFCWHSLELGGLRGILKITTSSKANYFNTQPSHRLIASKAEELGLTKHVLPIFPSDPAAKNRYLFVDGKLCALPTNAWSMFKKLPPFTKPLITSLWKEPFHRRSNEQDESIYSFVSRRLGPEFADIAIDALCRGIFAGDCRKLSVQACFPPLYEMEKKYGSLIAGAVFGFKDPKVEATGLVRRAIEDKWASWSLSRGLQQLTDAMAASIQNTKEGEIRLDTKVTSLKRNQNGKIIVSTPSDSIEASLVISAVYSKGKTKTALLIL
- the LOC129922158 gene encoding protoporphyrinogen oxidase-like isoform X3 yields the protein MEKHSLELGGLRGILKITTSSKANYFNTQPSHRLIASKAEELGLTKHVLPIFPSDPAAKNRYLFVDGKLCALPTNAWSMFKKLPPFTKPLITSLWKEPFHRRSNEQDESIYSFVSRRLGPEFADIAIDALCRGIFAGDCRKLSVQACFPPLYEMEKKYGSLIAGAVFGFKDPKVEATGLVRRAIEDKWASWSLSRGLQQLTDAMAASIQNTKEGEIRLDTKVTSLKRNQNGKIIVSTPSDSIEASLVISAVYSKGKTKTALLIL
- the LOC129922158 gene encoding protoporphyrinogen oxidase-like isoform X1, with amino-acid sequence MATAVVIGGGVSGLASALYIQRSLPQFSKVILLEGSSQVGGWVNTTTYPDGAIFEHGPRSLRPVGEAGRNTLLLAEELGLTKHVLPIFPSDPAAKNRYLFVDGKLCALPTNAWSMFKKLPPFTKPLITSLWKEPFHRRSNEQDESIYSFVSRRLGPEFADIAIDALCRGIFAGDCRKLSVQACFPPLYEMEKKYGSLIAGAVFGFKDPKVEATGLVRRAIEDKWASWSLSRGLQQLTDAMAASIQNTKEGEIRLDTKVTSLKRNQNGKIIVSTPSDSIEASLVISAVYSKGKTKTALLIL